The following is a genomic window from Dermatophilaceae bacterium Soc4.6.
GGGGTCTTCCTCTTCGTGCAGTTCGTCGCCGTCGGCGGGGCGGCCCTGCTGGGGCGGGTCGCGGCTCGCCGGGGGGCTTGGCGCACCGTGCTCGGCAGCCTCGGGGTGTGGGTGGTCATCGTGGTCGTCGCCTACGTCGTGCCCGCCCGGTCGCTGGGCGTCTTCCTCGCCCTCGCGCTGCTCATCGGCATCGTGCTCGGCGGCAGCCAGGCCCTCTCACGCTCGCTCTACAGCCAGCTCATCCCCCGCGGGCGCGAGGGAGAGTTCTTCTCGCTCTACCAGGCCATGGAGCGCGGCACGAGCTGGTCGGGAACGCTGGTCTTCGGCCTCGTCCACCAGCTCACGGGGTCGTACCGGCCGGCCATCGTCTCGCTCGTCGCCTTCTTCGTCGTCGGGGGGCTGCTGCTGTCACGGGTCCGGATGCGCGAGGGGATCGTCGCAGCGGGCAACGAGGTGCCCGCCGTCGTCTAGCAAGCGTCATCGGATCGTTACCTGGTTTCCACCATCCACGGGAGCCAACACGCCGAATCTCCCAGCAGAACGGGTGAGGACGTCTGCCCGTCGACCCGACGGAACATCCGCGACGGTTGTCGCGTTGGGACCACTGAAGGGCATGGGCCGAGAGACGAAACCTCCGGCCCCCCAGACCGAGGGAGGACCACATGGCCGATCGCACACTCCGAGGAACCAACCTGGGTTCGCTGAGCATGGAGTCCGACGCGAACGTCGTGCCCAGCGAGCGCCTCATGACCACCTATGTCTGCCCGCAGGGGCACCGTATCGAGCTCCCCTTCAGCATCGAGGCCGACGTGCCGCCGGTGTGGGAGTGCCGTTGCGGTCAGGAGGCCAAGCTGCTCGACGGTCCAGAGGTCGAGTTCAAGGAGACCAAGCACGTGCGCACCCACTGGGACATGCTGCTCGAGCGTCGGTCCATCCCCGAGCTCGAGGTGCTGCTCGAGGAGCGCCTGACCCTGCTGCGCCAGTCGCGCGGCGAGAAGCCTCCGCGCAAGCGGAGTGCCTGAGCCGCAGCCGCAGACCACGTCTGGCCCGTCCCCCTCGGGGGCGGGCCAGT
Proteins encoded in this region:
- a CDS encoding RNA polymerase-binding protein RbpA; the encoded protein is MADRTLRGTNLGSLSMESDANVVPSERLMTTYVCPQGHRIELPFSIEADVPPVWECRCGQEAKLLDGPEVEFKETKHVRTHWDMLLERRSIPELEVLLEERLTLLRQSRGEKPPRKRSA